Part of the uncultured Methanobrevibacter sp. genome, ACACTGTAATTTCAATTAAAGATATTATAATGTATTATCGTGATGGAACCCGTTTAGAAGGAACTCTTAAAGATTTAGATGGTCATGCAATTGCTGGAGCAACTGTATCTATAACTATTAATGGAATAAAATATAGTAGAGTAACTGATGCTAATGGTAAATTTTCCATGGCAATTAATCTTAATGCAGGTAATTACTCAGTATATGTCAAATTTGATTCAAATAATAAACAATCTGGAAGTGAAGCTAATTCTAATGTCTTAATTAAATCTACTATTGCTAGTAGGGATATTATTAAAATGTTTAGAAATGACACTCAATACTTTGCAGTTTTCCGTGATTCAAATGGTAATTTATTAAAAAATCAGGATGTTAGATTTAATATTAATGGTGTATGGTATACTCGTACAACTAATGCTGTAGGTACTGCTCGTTTAAACATTAATTTAAATCCGGGTACTTTCATTATTACTGCTGTTAACTCTGTTAATGGAGAACAAGTAGGTAATAATATTACTGTCTTATCTTTATTTAAAGAAAATAATGATCTTGTAAAATACTTTAAAAATGATTCTCAATACAAAGTTAAAGTAATTAAACAAGACGGTAGTGTTGCAGGTGCTGGTGAAGAAGTAACCTTTAATATTAATGGTGTCTTTTATAAACGTACTACTGATGCTAATGGTTATGCTACTTTAAAAATTAATTTAAATCCTGGAAATTATATTATAACTGCAATGTACAAAGATTGTATGGTTTCTAATAAAATCACTGTTAAACCAATTTTATTTGCTAGTGATTTAAGCATGAAATATCATGATGGCAGTAAATTTAAAGCTACATTACTTGATGGACAAGGTAAACCTTATGCTAATCAAAATGTAACTTTCAACATTAATGGTGTATTTTATAATAGATTAACTGATTCCAATGGTATTGCAAGTTTAAATATTAATTTAATACCTGGTAAGTATATTATTACTTCTACATTTAATGGTGCAGCTATTTCAAACACTATTACAATTGCTTAAGTGAATAATCTGTTTATTCACTTATTTTTTTTCTTTTTTATGTACTTTTTAATTATTTTTTATTTTTATCTAATCTTGTTTTTTGAAGTTGTATAAATATTTAAATAGGATTGTTGTCATATATTTATAACATAGTCAATTTTAGCGTATTTTTATTCTATTTTATTGGACTATACTTTATTTAATAACTTGAAAGGAGGTGAAAATATTAAAAAGCAAACTATATGGGGTTTATTATTAATATGTTGCTTTATTTTATCATTAAGTGCAGTTAGTGCATCTGATGTGGATAATTCTACTGTTGATTTGAACTATGAAAATGTAGCTATTAGTCAGGAAATTAATGAAAATAGTAATGTAATTAGTAATAATAATATTATTTTAAGTCCGGTCATTGGAGGTAAGGTTGTTGAAATTAATCAAAACAATTATGATAATTATTTCTACAAATTTACTGGTGATATTAAGGAAGATTCAGGTATTGAATCTGGTGATGTTTTAAAAATAGGTAATATATCTAACAGAGGATTTGTTATTGATCGTCAGCTTACTTTAATGCCTTTAGATGACACTTCTAAAATTTCAAATGGTTTTATTCATTTAGTTAAAGGTAGTGATGGATCTACAGTCTCAGGACTCACAATCAATAATACTAAAGGTTCTTTATCTATTAATGGTATATATGTAGGTCAATTACAGGGAATCTGGTTAACTAGGTCTAATAATAATACTATATTTAACAATACAATTAGGATAGCTAATGCTTCAGGTGTTTATGCAATGCCTATGGGATGGTCTAGTTATAATAAAATTCTTTACAATGATATGAGTACTTATGTTACTTGTGTGATGGTTATGGGTTCATGTCATTATAATTTAATTTCTCATAATAAATTGGAAACTTTGGATTATAATGATTTGATAGTTAGTAATTTAATTTACTTTAATCCTTTTGGTCATGCTGATTATGGTGGATCACCTTTGTGTGTAGGTAATACTATCTCATACAATTATCTTAAAGCTTTTTGTAATGGTGCAATGTCTATTGTTTTACAATTAGTTTATGATAATCATGTTAATACAACTATTGCTAATAATACTATTATCAGAGGTAGTTATGGTATTAATTTATATTCTGATAATGCAGTAATATATAATAATACAATTATTCAAAGTAGTGGTGGTATATCTGCAATGGGTAAGGATATATCAGTTACTTATAATAATGTATCTGGTGTTAGTCAAGTACATGGTATTTTAGTTTCTGGTGAAAAAGGTTATTCAGCTATTGTAGCTCATAATAATGTTACCTTTGTTGATCTTGTATTTGGTATTGGTGTATCTAATTATACTGAAGCTTTTAATAATACTATTAATATTAAGAATTATGGTATAGGTATAAGTATTACAGATATTTGTTCTTATGTTCATGATAATAGAATTAAAGTTAATCATGATGATGGTATGACATTTATTGGATCTAACAATACTATGTCAAATAATATAATTGATACAAATGCTAGAGGTATATCTATAACATCTACATCTAATGTAAAAAGATATTATTATAATAATATTTTGAATAATGTTATACGTAGTGAAAGCTATGGTATTTTCATTAAAGGTTTGATTTATAAGACTACAATATCTGGTAATGTAATTGAAACTAATGCTAGTGTAGGTATCTATAAAGAAATTACTGATGAAATTGCAGATAATAACTCTGATAATATGATTAATGGAGTTATTTATGATTCAACAGCTTTAGTTATTAATGATGATAATTTTTACCATTATTTTGATGAAAATGGTTATTTAAATTATACTTTTGAAGCAAATAAAACTAAGGTAATATTCTTCACATTTTTATCTAATAAAGATGTTTTCTTTGTAGAGAAAATTAATGTTATTAGTAACAAACAAAATAATTTATTATTTAATGTTACTCTTTCATTTAGTGGAGATGCTAGCGGATCATTAATTAGGGACTTTAATTTCTATAATATGAATAAAGAAGCTATTATTTTAAATGGTGTAGATGATATTACATTTTCTAATAATAATATAACTTTGATATTAAAGGATAAAAGTCCTGTTAATTCAGCTATTTCTGTTATTGATGTATGTAATAATATAAATATAAAAAATAATAATATTTACGTTAATTCAAAAGCATCTTATGCTTATGCTATTAGTATACCAGCTTACAATCCTTCAAGATTGAATTATAATAAAGCATTGTCTTCCGGATTTAAAATTACTGGAAACACAATTATTATGATAGGTACTGGTGTAACTGAGGGTATTTATAGTGATGTTTTAACTGAAAGTGAAATTACAGGGAATAATATTAACATTATTTCTGATGGTGCTGCTTATGGTATTGCAAGTTGTAATGTTATTGGAAAACCTCATGATTTGAACATTTCAAATAATAATATTGTTATTCATTCTAAAGGTATGGCATATCTTATTGAGTTACATATAAATTATAATGTCACTCTTGTAAATAATTATCTTTATGCTAATTCTAATGGTGTTTATGGTATTGGCATATACATGTCAGATAACATTTCCATTATAAATAACACTTTTCATATCTTTGGAAAAGATTTATCTAAAATTACTGAAAATCATGATGTGTTAGGTATTGGACAAGGAGCTATTGGAATAATTAAATTTACAAATAATACAAATATCTCTGGAAATTTAATTTATGCTAATGTAACAATTCCAATATTTATAGAGAATAATACTTCTATTATTGAATTTGGTAGTACATACTATGTTATTGATGATAATAATTATGGAAAATATTTTAATAACAATATAAATTCTAATATTATTCGTAATAATGATGTTTTGTTATTAAATAACTTAACTAAAGGTCAAACTTTAATAATTAATATTCCAATTAATATCACAAGTTACAAAGAAAATGTTACTTCTATTGTAAATATAATTCTTAATAGTGGTTCTTCATCAGCAAATATTACTAATTTAACTTTAATTAACTCTACAATAATTTTAAACAAGGTTTCTAAAGTTTATGTTAAAAATAATAATTTAACAAATTCTACTGTAAATGTTGTTGGTGGTAGTGATAATTATATAATTAATAATACTTTTTCTGGTGAAAATTGTGATGCATTTATTAAATTAATTGATACTTCTTTAGGACATGTAATTTCTAATAATATGACTTTTAATAATGTTAAAACACTCATAATTATTAAAAATTCTAAAGATTCAGAAATTGCTTACAATATTCTTGTTGGAATGGCTAATTATGTTGTTAATTCAATTGATTCAAGCTATACTAAGTTTAATCATAATAATTTAACTATTAGTGGATATTCTATATTCGGATATTATGGAGATAACTCTGCATTTGATTCAATATTGTATAATGATATCAATATTATTGGAATGGCAAAAACTACTAATCAGGCAGCTATTTATTTCACTGGTAACTCTGCAAGTAATACTGTAGCTCATAACAATATATTTTCTTACTCAGTTAATGGGGATGATTAT contains:
- a CDS encoding NosD domain-containing protein; its protein translation is MWGLLLICCFILSLSAVSASDVDNSTVDLNYENVAISQEINENSNVISNNNIILSPVIGGKVVEINQNNYDNYFYKFTGDIKEDSGIESGDVLKIGNISNRGFVIDRQLTLMPLDDTSKISNGFIHLVKGSDGSTVSGLTINNTKGSLSINGIYVGQLQGIWLTRSNNNTIFNNTIRIANASGVYAMPMGWSSYNKILYNDMSTYVTCVMVMGSCHYNLISHNKLETLDYNDLIVSNLIYFNPFGHADYGGSPLCVGNTISYNYLKAFCNGAMSIVLQLVYDNHVNTTIANNTIIRGSYGINLYSDNAVIYNNTIIQSSGGISAMGKDISVTYNNVSGVSQVHGILVSGEKGYSAIVAHNNVTFVDLVFGIGVSNYTEAFNNTINIKNYGIGISITDICSYVHDNRIKVNHDDGMTFIGSNNTMSNNIIDTNARGISITSTSNVKRYYYNNILNNVIRSESYGIFIKGLIYKTTISGNVIETNASVGIYKEITDEIADNNSDNMINGVIYDSTALVINDDNFYHYFDENGYLNYTFEANKTKVIFFTFLSNKDVFFVEKINVISNKQNNLLFNVTLSFSGDASGSLIRDFNFYNMNKEAIILNGVDDITFSNNNITLILKDKSPVNSAISVIDVCNNINIKNNNIYVNSKASYAYAISIPAYNPSRLNYNKALSSGFKITGNTIIMIGTGVTEGIYSDVLTESEITGNNINIISDGAAYGIASCNVIGKPHDLNISNNNIVIHSKGMAYLIELHINYNVTLVNNYLYANSNGVYGIGIYMSDNISIINNTFHIFGKDLSKITENHDVLGIGQGAIGIIKFTNNTNISGNLIYANVTIPIFIENNTSIIEFGSTYYVIDDNNYGKYFNNNINSNIIRNNDVLLLNNLTKGQTLIINIPINITSYKENVTSIVNIILNSGSSSANITNLTLINSTIILNKVSKVYVKNNNLTNSTVNVVGGSDNYIINNTFSGENCDAFIKLIDTSLGHVISNNMTFNNVKTLIIIKNSKDSEIAYNILVGMANYVVNSIDSSYTKFNHNNLTISGYSIFGYYGDNSAFDSILYNDINIIGMAKTTNQAAIYFTGNSASNTVAHNNIFSYSVNGDDYAVIIIANENLFNKVINNYLISGNGSKRANGAVYALYDLVIDNTPFKIYVTVDGSDITGDGSEEHPYASLAFALSKALNHCIIYLGDGVFIEYNLIIDKNVTICAINPGKVTIDANNNQLFTILANGTLSINGLCVANGYNVIGGSLFINYGTLYINNSIICNSSSYFDNSNPVFVNKTVDSRGNEYWYTVDCKNTGLGGAILNYGNLIINSTELFGNYGHKGGAIADFGKTIIDSSIIHDNQGVHGGAIYTDSVNEFNIYNTLFYGNLAVIDLTHCYIQKYSTGWSIDAGTNYEYRSVCDVSVGSGGAIFNKNTALNIFDSVFFQNNAYNGGAIGSISNYGEYSTYKPKASLYISNCFFVYNVANSTFVDGSSLNNNYLYKNYADGGAIYGTFDKFTFKDSTLSYNKAVNDGGALYVQANDGRIDGSIITHNRAGGSGGALCISNNFLITNTIISNNSATYGGAISYSSYVYYGHTQNNLNIFNSTISDNSALEEGGAFSLGAANVVIHNSNIMNNHAPKGSTFQARDSHLYIDARHNYWESWIDKKHSKPGVLDDSVWNLNDKIIWKPFSRTMIKWWPTIVQPDNPNDDNPSKPGNDNNPVSPPSIINTKPSWSTNPDIGRPGHNGPGGQGPTGPAGGPGGDGSNLGPGDGGIYGPAGGHEVNGTDPKGDSVQGNSSQSEGTPNMDHGVNGSLDINSLSQINSANAQNLATVGLTANAASSASSSSSGAGGSQSSSSSSSSSDSSKSYELDEKDVNKQLDDPNTIFTFIGLIIVLIICLFIGYKHRKDKDNE